A window from Mangifera indica cultivar Alphonso chromosome 2, CATAS_Mindica_2.1, whole genome shotgun sequence encodes these proteins:
- the LOC123196618 gene encoding uncharacterized protein LOC123196618 isoform X1 — MAYIPPHKRHSKDSDRPSPTPELLAPQFKRNLNLRSSRHEKIVYADQSINRWLSAGLDDNHQFPASAYLEPILEPIERFIGEKSLVLVNNHAAKGDDEVGGNISRRPWEFVAENVWPDLLTSFDNLRNKIECKELEKVKLKLVARFGKILFRGTNSVNIEKVKKHPVTETTLKQLRRTFYTNVPTSYMENIIHGVVPKIGVDFKADNDVYHIKVVDSTRPKSIISCKCRVKEDKTFELYKIELSPIRQMATDISCVDKNLDLRLMLCFKSIVTDLTDEEMQSLKNLINSAVLDPGVKGGLRWPLGKSNSGDRYHVSGVWHTEIKLYESTSLKLKVRHADRFSFESSTGESAVEITLKLKRLASDILERKVDTDTIYNMFKDTLGLIWDHFLSCEHFLT, encoded by the exons ATGGCTTATATTCCACCACACAAGAGACATTCAAAGGATTCAGACCGTCCATCTCCAACTCCAGAGCTGCTTGCGCCGCAATTCAAGAGGAATTTGAACTTGAGATCATCTCGCCATGAGAAGATTGTCTATGCAGACCAGTCGATAAACAGATGGCTCTCTGCTGGTTTGGATGATAATCACCAATTTCCTGCATCTGCCTACCTCGAGCCGATTTTGGAACCCATTGAGCGGTTCATAGGGGAGAAATCCCTAGTTTTAGTGAACAATCATGCAGCTAAAG GTGATGATGAAGTGGGAGGGAATATATCAAGACGACCTTGGGAATTTGTAGCTGAAAATGTGTGGCCAGATTTATTGACCTCTTTTGACAATCTGAGGAACAAAATAGAGTGCAAAGAGCTAGAGAAAGTAAAGCTGAAATTGGTTGCTAGATTCGGCAAAATTCTTTTTCGAGG TACAAATTCTGTGAACATAGAAAAGGTCAAAAAACATCCAGTCACTGAAACCACTTTGAAACAATTGAGGAGAACATTTTATACAAATGTTCCTACATCTTATATGGAAAACATTATACATGGAGTTGTGCCAAAAATAGGAGTTGATTTTAAAGCAGATAATGATGTCTACCATATCAAG GTGGTGGATAGCACACGACCAAAGTCAATCATTTCATGCAAATGTAGAGTAAAAGAAGATAAAACGTTTGAGCTCTACAAG atTGAATTAAGCCCGATTCGTCAAATGGCCACAGACATATCATGCGTGGATAAGAATTTAGACCTGAGGCTGATGTTATGCTTCAAGAGTATTGTGACTGACTTAACT GATGAAGAAATGCAGAGCCTCAAAAATCTGATTAATTCAGCTGTTTTAGATCCTGGAGTGAAGGGTGGTTTGAGATGGCCACTAGGGAAGTCAAACTCGGGGGATCGATACCATGTTAGTGGGGTTTGGCACACAGAAATTAAGTTGTATGAAAGCACATCACTGAAGCTCAAGGTAAGACATGCTGATCGATTTAGTTTTGAGTCTTCTACTGGGGAGTCTGCAGTGGAGATTACTCTGAAGTTGAAGCGATTAGCTTCAGACATACTg GAACGGAAGGTGGACACTGATACTATCTATAACATGTTTAAGGACACTTTAGGGTTGATATGGGATCATTTTCTGAGTTGTGAGCACTTCTTGACATGA
- the LOC123196618 gene encoding uncharacterized protein LOC123196618 isoform X2, giving the protein MAYIPPHKRHSKDSDRPSPTPELLAPQFKRNLNLRSSRHEKIVYADQSINRWLSAGLDDNHQFPASAYLEPILEPIERFIGEKSLVLVNNHAAKGDDEVGGNISRRPWEFVAENVWPDLLTSFDNLRNKIECKELEKVKLKLVARFGKILFRGTNSVNIEKVKKHPVTETTLKQLRRTFYTNVPTSYMENIIHGVVPKIGVDFKADNDVYHIKVVDSTRPKSIISCKCRVKEDKTFELYKDEEMQSLKNLINSAVLDPGVKGGLRWPLGKSNSGDRYHVSGVWHTEIKLYESTSLKLKVRHADRFSFESSTGESAVEITLKLKRLASDILERKVDTDTIYNMFKDTLGLIWDHFLSCEHFLT; this is encoded by the exons ATGGCTTATATTCCACCACACAAGAGACATTCAAAGGATTCAGACCGTCCATCTCCAACTCCAGAGCTGCTTGCGCCGCAATTCAAGAGGAATTTGAACTTGAGATCATCTCGCCATGAGAAGATTGTCTATGCAGACCAGTCGATAAACAGATGGCTCTCTGCTGGTTTGGATGATAATCACCAATTTCCTGCATCTGCCTACCTCGAGCCGATTTTGGAACCCATTGAGCGGTTCATAGGGGAGAAATCCCTAGTTTTAGTGAACAATCATGCAGCTAAAG GTGATGATGAAGTGGGAGGGAATATATCAAGACGACCTTGGGAATTTGTAGCTGAAAATGTGTGGCCAGATTTATTGACCTCTTTTGACAATCTGAGGAACAAAATAGAGTGCAAAGAGCTAGAGAAAGTAAAGCTGAAATTGGTTGCTAGATTCGGCAAAATTCTTTTTCGAGG TACAAATTCTGTGAACATAGAAAAGGTCAAAAAACATCCAGTCACTGAAACCACTTTGAAACAATTGAGGAGAACATTTTATACAAATGTTCCTACATCTTATATGGAAAACATTATACATGGAGTTGTGCCAAAAATAGGAGTTGATTTTAAAGCAGATAATGATGTCTACCATATCAAG GTGGTGGATAGCACACGACCAAAGTCAATCATTTCATGCAAATGTAGAGTAAAAGAAGATAAAACGTTTGAGCTCTACAAG GATGAAGAAATGCAGAGCCTCAAAAATCTGATTAATTCAGCTGTTTTAGATCCTGGAGTGAAGGGTGGTTTGAGATGGCCACTAGGGAAGTCAAACTCGGGGGATCGATACCATGTTAGTGGGGTTTGGCACACAGAAATTAAGTTGTATGAAAGCACATCACTGAAGCTCAAGGTAAGACATGCTGATCGATTTAGTTTTGAGTCTTCTACTGGGGAGTCTGCAGTGGAGATTACTCTGAAGTTGAAGCGATTAGCTTCAGACATACTg GAACGGAAGGTGGACACTGATACTATCTATAACATGTTTAAGGACACTTTAGGGTTGATATGGGATCATTTTCTGAGTTGTGAGCACTTCTTGACATGA
- the LOC123208380 gene encoding uncharacterized protein LOC123208380: protein MDKRHSKRWERSSPAQRHLDSRFNRLSIESERPSSSRGQFVPRHNRHSDDSQRPSPALNNTCSMWRSPRHEVQRTNNIAYPEGAVRRCFATGLENDDQFPSSVCLKRISLEPTQKTGRQLVLVNSRLTKDKDEQGGSVSRRSWEYVAEKVWPDLLSCLENIRKKMKRQDVEEVYPKLVARFGKNVFRGNALRWFDNVRKAQLSETTLGESFKYFHANVPTSYTEKLVSEAVPKLGLDFIEMKDIYHVRLCDSTLEDSFISCKCTLNNDKKLELYKIKLINRIRHMLINISCLDKDVDLRLLLSGKRILTALTDSVTGTISNLINSAVVDPEKKGGFRWPQTAFSQSSRYRVVAIWHTISEVYATPSLILNIRSARRYNFDTATEEATREVNLKFKGIISELLAQKCESDSIYNMFKDTLEMIWEHFLCCEQFLATDNAEEVGGEKCKEKELVPKQIYRAKVKREEDCLINEDVNAKC from the exons ATGGACAAGCGACATTCGAAGCGTTGGGAAAGGTCATCCCCAGCTCAAAGGCATCTTGATTCTCGGTTCAATAGACTTTCAATTGAATCGGAAAGGCCCTCCTCCAGTCGAGGGCAATTTGTTCCTCGGCACAATAGGCATTCCGATGATTCTCAGAGACCATCTCCAGCTCTGAACAATACATGTTCTATGTGGAGATCGCCAAGACATGAAGTGCAACGTACTAACAATATTGCATACCCAGAAGGCGCAGTTCGCAGATGTTTTGCAACAGGTTTGGAAAATGATGATCAGTTTCCTTCTTCTGTATGTCTTAAGAGGATTTCTTTGGAACCCACCCAGAAAACTGGAAGACAATTAGTTTTAGTGAACAGTCGTCTGACTAAAG ATAAGGATGAACAGGGAGGGAGTGTATCCAGAAGGTCGTGGGAATATGTTGCAGAAAAGGTATGGCCAGATTTACTGTCTTGTTTAGAAAATATCAGGAAGAAAATGAAGCGTCAAGACGTGGAGGAAGTCTATCCAAAATTGGTTGCTAGATTTGGCAAAAATGTTTTTCGTGG GAATGCTTTAAGGTGGTTTGACAATGTCAGAAAAGCTCAGCTTTCTGAGACCACTTTGGGTGAATCCTTTAAATATTTTCACGCAAATGTTCCTACGTCTTACACTGAAAAACTTGTAAGTGAAGCTGTACCAAAACTTGGACTTGATTTTATAGAGATGAAGGATATATACCATGTCAGG TTATGTGACAGCACACTGGAAGATTCATTTATATCATGCAAATGTACTTTAAACAATGATAAAAAGCTTGAGCTCTATAAG ATCAAACTAATTAACCGAATTCGTCACatgttgataaatatatcaTGCCTTGATAAGGATGTTGATTTAAGGTTGTTGCTTAGCGGCAAGAGGATCTTAACAGCATTGACT GATAGTGTAACGGGAACGATTAGCAATCTGATTAATTCAGCAGTTGTGGATCCGGAGAAGAAGGGTGGATTCAGATGGCCCCAGACAGCGTTTTCTCAGAGTAGTAGATACAGGGTTGTTGCGATTTGGCACACAATATCTGAAGTTTATGCAACCCCATCGTTGATCCTCAACATAAGAAGTGCTCGTCGATATAACTTTGACACTGCAACTGAGGAAGCAACAAGGGAGGTTAATCTGAAATTTAAGGGAATAATTTCAGAATTACTG GCTCAGAAGTGTGAAAGCGATTCAATCTATAATATGTTTAAGGACACCTTAGAGATGATATGGGAACATTTCCTGTGTTGTGAGCAGTTCTTGGCAACTGATAATGCTGAAGAAGTGGGTGGAGAGAAATGTAAGGAGAAAGAATTGGTACCAAAACAGATATATCGAGCAAAGGTTAAAAGAGAAGAAGATTGCTTGATAAATGAGGATGTCAATGCCAAATGTTAG
- the LOC123208379 gene encoding uncharacterized protein LOC123208379, whose amino-acid sequence MDKRQSKHWERSSPAQRHLDCRFNRLSIESERTSSSRGQIVPRYNRHSDDSERPSPAPNNALHMLRSPRHEVQSTKNIVYPEGAVFRWLATGLENDDQFPSSVCLKRISLEPSQKTGQNPSLVLVNSRVAKDKDEEGGNVCRRPWESVAEKVWPDLLSCLENLRKKMKCQDVEEVRPKLVARFGKNVFHGSALRWFDNVRKGKLSETTLGKFTKFFHANVPTLYIEKLVREAVPKLGLHFIEKKDIYQVRLYDSTQEDSNISCKCTLNNDKRLELYKIQLIDRIRHMVVNISCLDKDVDLRLMLSGKRILTTLSDNVMERISNLINSAVVDPEKKGGFRWPQTAFSQSSRYRVVAIWHTITEVYETPSLMLEVRSAHRYMFDTETEEATREVSLKFKGIISELLAQKCESDSIYNMFKDTLEMIWEHFLCCDKFLTTDNTEEVGGQKYKEKELVPKQIYRVKVKREEDCLINEDVNAKC is encoded by the exons ATGGACAAGAGACAGTCGAAGCATTGGGAGAGGTCATCCCCAGCTCAAAGGCATCTTGATTGTCGGTTCAATAGACTTTCAATTGAATCGGAAAGGACCTCCTCCAGTCGAGGGCAAATTGTTCCTCGGTACAATAGGCATTCGGATGATTCAGAGAGACCATCCCCGGCTCCAAACAATGCACTTCATATGTTGAGATCGCCAAGACATGAAGTACAAAGTACTAAGAATATTGTATACCCAGAAGGCGCAGTTTTCAGATGGCTGGCAACAGGTTTGGAAAATGATGATCAGTTTCCTTCTTCTGTATGTCTTAAGAGGATTTCTTTGGAACCCAGCCAGAAAACTGGACAAAATCCCTCCTTAGTTTTGGTGAACAGTCGTGTGGCTAAAG ATAAGGATGAAGAGGGAGGAAATGTATGCAGAAGGCCGTGGGAATCTGTTGCAGAAAAGGTTTGGCCAGATTTACTGTCTTGTTTAGAAAATCTcaggaagaaaatgaagtgtCAAGACGTGGAGGAAGTCCGACCAAAATTGGTTGCTAGATTTGGCAAAAATGTTTTTCATGG GAGTGCTTTAAGGTGGTTCGACAATGTCAGGAAAGGTAAGCTTTCTGAGACCACTTTGGGAAAATTCACTAAATTTTTTCACGCAAATGTTCCTACGCTGTACATTGAAAAACTTGTAAGGGAAGCTGTGCCAAAACTTGGACTTCATTTTATAGAGAAGAAGGATATATACCAAGTCAGG TTATATGACAGCACACAAGAAGATTCGAATATATCATGCAAATGTACTTTAAACAATGATAAAAGGCTTGAGCTCTATAAG ATCCAACTAATTGACCGAATTCGTCACATGGTTGTAAATATATCATGCCTTGATAAGGACGTTGATTTAAGGTTGATGCTTAGCGGCAAGAGGATCTTAACGACATTGAGT GATAATGTAATGGAGAGGATTAGCAATCTGATTAATTCAGCAGTTGTAGATCCGGAGAAGAAGGGTGGATTCAGATGGCCCCAGACAGCGTTTTCTCAGAGTAGTAGATACAGGGTTGTTGCGATTTGGCACACAATAACTGAAGTTTATGAAACCCCATCATTGATGCTGGAGGTAAGAAGTGCTCATCGGTATATGTTTGACACTGAAACTGAGGAAGCAACAAGGGAGGTTTCTCTGAAATTTAAGGGCATAATTTCAGAATTACTG GCTCAGAAGTGTGAAAGTGATTCAATCTATAATATGTTTAAGGACACCTTAGAGATGATATGGGAACATTTCCTGTGTTGTGACAAGTTCTTGACAACTGATAATACTGAAGAAGTGGGTGGACAGAAATATAAGGAAAAAGAATTGGTACCAAAACAGATATATCGAGTAAAGGTTAAAAGAGAAGAAGATTGCTTGATAAATGAGGATGTCAATGCCAAATGTTAG